The Treponema sp. J25 genomic sequence TAGATTTTCTAAGACCACGGAGCGTACCTTGGTATCGCCCTTTATTTCTACGATCCGATGGTTAAATCGAACCTGAATAGCCGGATTATGGAGTACCCGTTCGGCCAGGGCCTTCTGGGCCCGGAACCGATCCCGCCGGTGCACCATTACGATTTGGTCAGAAAGTTTAGAAAGAAACTGGGCTTCGTCACAGGCCGCATCTCCGCCGCCTACCACGAACATCTTTTTCCCTTTAAAGAAGGGACCATCGCAGGTGGCGCAGTAGGACACCCCTCGACCTGAAAACTCCGCTTCCCCGGGGACATCCAGGGTTCGGTGCTTTGCCCCTGTGGCAAGGACCACTGCATAGGCGGTAAGGGTGTTCCCACTGCCGAGGCTAATCACAAAGATATCATTTTCCTTGCGAAGGGCCGTTACCGAATCATTTAAAAACTGGGCCCCGAATTTTTCTGCCTGCCGATACATATCCTGGGCAAGATCAAACCCACTGCGGGGTTCCACATAACCTGGATAATTTTCCAGGTGATCGATAAGCAGAGATTGTCCCCCGATAGCCATTTCCTCGATAAGGGTGGTCCTGAGATTTGCCCGGGCCCCATACTGGGCTGCGGTAAGCCCCGCCGGGCCCGCTCCAATAATTACTAAATCCGTATCAACTCGTTGCATGTTCTTGACTCCTGTATATGGAAAATAATATATATAAATTAACAGGTCAATTGGCCCAATTCCTTTTTTAAGTATACCATGATAGTATTGTTATATGAAGATTAGAGCAAAATTAACATTCCTTGTTTTAGGGATGATTATACTTCTTTCGGGAAGCGCTTCGGTGTATTTTATTATGCAGGCTCCCTTAATTCAGATTGATCGGGAGCGGAAATACCTGGATGCCCTGGGTGTTCGGGTCATTGCCCTCCAGGCAGAGGTGAACCGCCTGGATAACGTGACCTTTACGGTGGGAAGGACCAACCTGGAAAAGGCTATCGCCAATTATGAGGAAGCCTTTAAAGACCTGGAACGCGCCACATACCTGCGGAACGATAAAGCCCTGACAGAGGCCTTTACCATTATTGAACGCCTGCGGGATCTTAATAATACCAATCTTACGACCCTGAATGAGATTTACGCAGAAATTTACCAGTATGCAAAGGAACTCTTTTTGAATCCCGATACCATTGCATTTCGGCTCTTGTATACTGGTATGAGTTATTCAGATAAATATGAGGAGTTTAAAAGTCTTATTCAATTTGCCTTAAGTCGCTTTGATTCTACCCTCCAGGCTCTAAACTATAACTTAGAGTCCTCTGGGAAGGTGATCCTGGAACAAGGAGCGGTGATCGATGCACGCATCCAGGGGATCCAGCGACGGGCTTTTCTGATTGCCGCAGGAACGGTGTTAGTTCTTATCAT encodes the following:
- the trxB gene encoding thioredoxin-disulfide reductase, yielding MQRVDTDLVIIGAGPAGLTAAQYGARANLRTTLIEEMAIGGQSLLIDHLENYPGYVEPRSGFDLAQDMYRQAEKFGAQFLNDSVTALRKENDIFVISLGSGNTLTAYAVVLATGAKHRTLDVPGEAEFSGRGVSYCATCDGPFFKGKKMFVVGGGDAACDEAQFLSKLSDQIVMVHRRDRFRAQKALAERVLHNPAIQVRFNHRIVEIKGDTKVRSVVLENLLTGERYEEATEAVFIFVGSIPQTALVPEAEKDEAGYIITDQRMESSIKGLFVAGDVRATPFRQVVVAAGEGAIAAHSAAQYIDELKGEAYR